In Deinococcus puniceus, one genomic interval encodes:
- the ruvA gene encoding Holliday junction branch migration protein RuvA, with translation MIAYLSGVVREIREGSAVVVAGGLGYEVQCPVSTLGRLKVGDVAEFNIRFVVREDAQLLFGFSDADSLRLFDLLIGVSGVGPKLGLAMLSGMPVSALAQGLLSGDVKLLSSVSGVGKKTAERLVLELQNKIPEHLAAPVVGGVKVMPVHSSAGRDAIDALLALGFREQQVRGVVAELLGADPEQTADALIRKSLGRLR, from the coding sequence GTGATTGCTTACCTGAGTGGCGTAGTGCGCGAAATTCGTGAGGGAAGCGCCGTGGTGGTGGCGGGCGGGCTGGGCTACGAGGTGCAGTGCCCGGTGAGTACGCTGGGCCGCCTGAAAGTGGGCGACGTGGCCGAGTTCAATATCCGTTTCGTGGTGCGCGAGGACGCCCAATTGCTGTTCGGTTTTTCGGACGCCGATAGCCTGCGCCTGTTCGACCTCCTGATTGGGGTCAGCGGCGTGGGGCCAAAGCTGGGGCTGGCGATGTTGTCTGGAATGCCCGTGTCGGCACTGGCGCAGGGTCTCCTCAGCGGCGACGTGAAACTGCTGAGCAGCGTATCGGGCGTGGGCAAAAAAACCGCCGAACGGCTGGTGCTGGAGCTTCAGAACAAAATCCCTGAGCATCTGGCCGCGCCTGTGGTGGGCGGCGTAAAAGTGATGCCCGTCCACAGCAGCGCGGGCCGCGACGCCATAGACGCGCTGCTGGCGCTGGGATTCCGTGAGCAGCAGGTGCGCGGGGTGGTGGCCGAATTGCTGGGCGCTGACCCCGAACAGACCGCCGACGCCCTGATCCGCAAAAGCTTGGGGCGGCTGAGATGA
- the metG gene encoding methionine--tRNA ligase → MTNQAEKGAFYITTAIDYANGAPHIGHVYEKILADSIARYMRLSGREVQFVTGTDEHGEKIAKAAAKAGQTPQAFVDDLSLRAFKGLWDRLEISYDDFIRTTEGRHKRYVQEVLTRVHDAGDIYFAEYEGLYSVGAERYVTDKELVEGPDGVRRYPGDKDPPELRREANYFFKMEKYQAWLLEHIEANPDFIQPAGYRNEVLEMLREPIGDLSISRPKSRVPWGIELPWDADHVTYVWFDALLNYVSAPVSRGQSPDVIGTAWHVIGKDILKPHAVFWPTMLRAAGLPLYRKLVVHSHILAEDGRKMGKSLGNAIDPEQLVRDHPVDAIRYTLLREATLGADSAYGEGILVSRLSSDLANDLGNLLSRTVSMVQKYRGGVVPQAHTPSEREHGIEAAALALPSEILRLVNDLKINMAIEAAMNFVRDLNRYIAESAPWTLAKSEDTQQRLDTVLYTAVEGLRVASVCLEAVIPAKARELRVQLGLGGQTYTLRGAWGLTPAGTRVLGGPILFPKPESLKTDSAEALVPTNNTPAPKKEKQTMTQIEEKTAESKPAAPAQTAPTHAAASDTPAAAEALISIDDFARIDLRVAEVLAAEAVAKADKLLKLTVKMGDEIRTVVSGIRKWYAPEDLVGRKVILVANLKPAKLRGIESQGMILAAEDAEGNLDLVGLTLDLPSGTKVR, encoded by the coding sequence ATGACGAATCAAGCTGAGAAGGGCGCGTTTTACATCACCACCGCCATCGACTACGCCAACGGTGCGCCGCACATCGGCCACGTCTACGAAAAGATTTTGGCCGATTCTATTGCCCGTTATATGCGCCTGTCGGGACGAGAAGTGCAGTTTGTGACCGGCACCGATGAACACGGCGAAAAGATTGCCAAAGCCGCCGCCAAAGCTGGGCAAACGCCGCAAGCCTTCGTGGACGACCTAAGTTTGCGGGCCTTCAAGGGGCTGTGGGATCGCCTCGAAATCAGCTACGACGACTTTATCCGCACCACCGAGGGCCGCCACAAACGCTACGTGCAGGAAGTGCTGACGCGGGTACACGACGCCGGGGACATCTATTTTGCCGAATACGAGGGGCTGTATTCGGTGGGTGCAGAGCGCTACGTGACCGACAAGGAACTCGTCGAAGGCCCGGACGGCGTGCGGCGCTATCCCGGCGACAAAGACCCGCCAGAGCTTCGGCGCGAGGCCAACTATTTTTTCAAGATGGAGAAATATCAGGCGTGGCTGCTGGAACACATCGAGGCCAACCCGGACTTTATTCAGCCCGCTGGATACCGCAACGAGGTGCTGGAGATGCTGCGCGAGCCGATTGGCGACCTGAGCATCAGCCGCCCCAAGTCGCGTGTGCCGTGGGGCATAGAACTGCCTTGGGACGCCGACCACGTGACTTACGTGTGGTTCGACGCCCTGCTGAACTACGTCTCTGCACCTGTCAGCCGGGGCCAGTCGCCCGACGTGATCGGCACCGCTTGGCACGTGATCGGCAAAGATATTTTGAAGCCGCACGCCGTATTTTGGCCGACCATGCTGCGGGCGGCGGGCCTGCCCCTCTACCGCAAATTGGTGGTGCACAGCCACATTTTGGCCGAAGACGGACGCAAGATGGGCAAATCTTTGGGCAACGCCATAGACCCCGAACAACTGGTGCGCGACCACCCCGTAGACGCGATCCGCTATACGCTGCTGCGCGAAGCCACATTGGGCGCAGACAGCGCGTATGGCGAGGGCATTCTGGTGTCGCGCCTCAGCAGCGACCTCGCCAACGACCTCGGCAATCTGCTGTCGCGCACAGTCAGCATGGTGCAGAAATACCGGGGGGGCGTGGTACCTCAGGCGCATACGCCCAGCGAGCGCGAACACGGCATAGAGGCGGCGGCGTTGGCCCTGCCCTCCGAGATTTTGCGGCTGGTGAACGACCTGAAGATCAATATGGCCATAGAAGCCGCCATGAACTTCGTGCGCGATCTGAACCGCTACATCGCCGAAAGTGCGCCGTGGACGCTGGCAAAATCCGAGGACACCCAACAGCGCCTAGATACCGTGCTGTACACCGCCGTAGAGGGTCTGCGTGTAGCGAGTGTGTGTCTGGAAGCCGTGATTCCGGCCAAAGCCAGAGAACTGCGCGTGCAACTGGGACTGGGCGGGCAGACCTACACCCTAAGGGGCGCGTGGGGCCTGACCCCCGCCGGAACCCGCGTGTTGGGCGGCCCGATCCTCTTTCCTAAGCCAGAGAGTCTTAAAACCGACTCTGCCGAAGCCCTAGTCCCTACCAACAACACCCCCGCTCCCAAAAAAGAGAAACAGACCATGACCCAGATCGAAGAAAAAACGGCTGAATCCAAACCCGCTGCCCCCGCACAGACCGCACCCACCCACGCTGCCGCCAGCGATACGCCCGCCGCTGCCGAAGCGCTGATTTCCATAGACGACTTTGCCCGCATCGACCTGCGTGTGGCCGAGGTGTTGGCTGCCGAAGCCGTCGCCAAAGCCGACAAATTGCTGAAACTGACCGTCAAAATGGGCGATGAAATCCGCACGGTGGTCAGCGGCATTCGCAAGTGGTACGCCCCTGAAGATCTGGTGGGCCGCAAAGTGATCTTGGTGGCGAACCTGAAGCCTGCCAAGCTGCGCGGCATCGAATCTCAGGGCATGATCTTGGCCGCAGAGGACGCCGAGGGCAATCTCGATCTGGTGGGCCTGACGCTGGATTTGCCGAGCGGCACGAAGGTTCGCTAA
- a CDS encoding DUF805 domain-containing protein: MNEYLTVLRRFRDFSGRSRRREYWIFVLVNWVISFVLGFVDRQLGLDFGVEGLQIGILGGIFYLIFFVPSLAVDIRRLHDIGRSGWWYLIIFIPLAGAIWLLVLNVTDSEPVTNQWGPNPKGAAPVQSGAWG, from the coding sequence ATGAACGAGTATCTGACGGTGTTGCGGAGATTCAGAGATTTCTCAGGACGTTCGCGTCGGCGGGAATACTGGATTTTTGTCCTCGTCAACTGGGTGATCAGCTTCGTGCTTGGATTCGTTGACAGACAGCTTGGGCTAGATTTTGGGGTTGAGGGCCTTCAAATCGGTATTTTGGGCGGGATTTTCTACCTGATCTTCTTTGTTCCTAGCTTAGCGGTAGACATTCGGCGGCTGCACGATATTGGCCGTTCCGGGTGGTGGTATCTCATTATTTTTATTCCTCTGGCGGGGGCTATCTGGCTTCTTGTTCTGAACGTCACCGATAGCGAACCCGTCACCAACCAATGGGGGCCGAATCCCAAAGGCGCGGCTCCAGTACAAAGCGGCGCTTGGGGCTAA
- a CDS encoding DsbA family protein, with translation MNRTNTILIQAVSLGLLGALAPAQAQLLQPVAATQAQAILKPFAPAGTILTRGTTKITLDVVGGRTVGVLAEASLGNAEDAARAVLAAWGSPEENLAGLVKTFNDPKFQATARAGFVETTDDSGADLIAVKLTGTGAAARWNVYAAVNIQPDSLFPATTNALGNAGAPNVIRIFSDFQCPYCKQLWDTALVGWKAKPAEYRVLHHQFPLSFHKNAFAAAEASECAGAQGKFGAYADVLFARFSEWTPQAAPAANTSFNAYAKTAGLNATTFKLCLGSHSKKASVDAQFAAGKRVAVQGTPTVFLNGVKLADYTDAEELATAQAITTAKPSAGTVIGQRLQSFR, from the coding sequence ATGAACCGAACCAACACCATCCTTATTCAAGCTGTCTCATTGGGTCTGCTGGGCGCGTTGGCCCCGGCACAGGCGCAACTGTTGCAACCCGTGGCCGCCACGCAGGCACAGGCCATTCTCAAGCCTTTTGCCCCAGCCGGAACTATCCTGACTCGCGGCACTACCAAAATTACTTTGGATGTGGTGGGCGGGCGCACGGTAGGCGTACTGGCCGAAGCCTCGCTGGGCAACGCCGAAGACGCCGCCCGCGCCGTGTTGGCCGCGTGGGGCAGCCCCGAAGAAAATCTGGCCGGATTGGTCAAGACCTTCAACGACCCCAAATTTCAGGCCACCGCCCGCGCCGGGTTCGTGGAAACCACCGACGATTCGGGCGCAGATCTCATTGCCGTGAAGCTGACGGGGACGGGCGCGGCGGCCCGCTGGAACGTGTACGCCGCCGTCAACATTCAGCCCGACAGTCTGTTTCCGGCCACCACAAACGCGCTGGGCAACGCGGGCGCACCCAACGTGATCCGCATTTTCAGCGATTTTCAGTGCCCGTACTGCAAGCAGTTGTGGGACACGGCGCTGGTGGGCTGGAAAGCCAAGCCCGCCGAATACCGTGTTCTGCACCATCAATTCCCGCTGTCGTTCCATAAAAATGCGTTTGCCGCCGCCGAAGCCAGCGAATGCGCGGGGGCACAGGGCAAATTTGGCGCGTATGCCGACGTGCTGTTCGCCCGCTTCAGCGAGTGGACGCCGCAGGCCGCCCCCGCTGCCAACACCAGCTTCAACGCCTATGCCAAAACCGCCGGGCTAAATGCCACCACCTTCAAACTCTGCCTAGGCAGCCACAGCAAGAAAGCCAGCGTGGACGCGCAATTTGCCGCCGGGAAAAGGGTTGCCGTACAGGGCACGCCCACCGTCTTCCTGAACGGCGTGAAGTTGGCCGACTACACCGATGCCGAAGAACTGGCGACGGCGCAGGCCATCACGACGGCCAAACCCAGCGCGGGAACGGTGATCGGGCAGCGGCTTCAGAGCTTCCGGTAA
- the rapZ gene encoding RNase adapter RapZ, whose product MPFVVVSGLSGSGKSTALRTLEDAGFFITDNLPPELWGAMHDLSVARKLDKVAVSTDARTRDFLGALEDSYIRLSRRREDLHVLFLEANAEVLLKRYNLTRREHPLGESLMVDFARERDLLAPLRAIADTVIDTTPLSAAQLSERVMRLFRLEQEFDLRLMSFGFKHAPPRDADLVVDVRTLPNPYYDPELRPRTGLEADVAGYVFQDQASHDFYNEVRDFVRLAASRAKASGRRGYTVAVGCTGGQHRSVAVTARLAADLADLDAHVTDHRDMKLHEDL is encoded by the coding sequence ATGCCGTTTGTAGTCGTCTCAGGATTGTCGGGAAGTGGAAAGAGTACCGCGCTCAGAACGCTGGAGGACGCGGGGTTTTTTATCACCGACAACCTGCCCCCAGAGTTGTGGGGGGCCATGCACGACCTCTCGGTGGCGCGGAAACTGGACAAGGTGGCCGTGAGTACCGACGCCCGCACCCGCGACTTTTTGGGGGCGCTGGAAGACAGCTATATTCGGCTGTCTCGCCGCCGCGAAGACCTGCATGTGCTGTTTTTGGAGGCCAACGCCGAAGTGCTGCTGAAGCGGTACAACCTGACCCGCCGCGAGCATCCTTTGGGCGAATCGCTGATGGTGGACTTTGCCCGCGAACGCGATCTGCTGGCCCCGCTGCGGGCCATTGCCGATACCGTGATTGACACGACGCCGCTGAGTGCCGCCCAACTGAGCGAGCGGGTGATGCGGTTGTTCCGGCTGGAACAGGAATTCGACCTGAGGCTGATGAGCTTCGGCTTCAAGCACGCGCCGCCACGTGACGCCGATCTGGTGGTGGACGTGCGGACGCTGCCCAACCCCTATTATGATCCGGAACTGCGCCCCAGAACGGGGCTGGAGGCGGATGTGGCGGGATACGTGTTTCAGGATCAGGCCTCGCACGACTTTTACAATGAGGTTCGGGATTTTGTGCGGCTGGCAGCCAGCCGGGCCAAGGCGTCCGGACGGCGCGGCTACACGGTGGCGGTGGGCTGTACGGGCGGGCAACACCGCAGCGTGGCCGTCACGGCGCGGCTGGCTGCCGATCTGGCCGATCTGGACGCCCACGTGACCGATCACCGCGACATGAAACTGCACGAGGATTTATGA
- the infC gene encoding translation initiation factor IF-3, which yields MMNIAKEHKVNEQIRVRQIRLIGDGGEQIGIIDTRDAMTMAREKALDLVMVSPQAVPPVCRLLDYGRFRYEQQQNEKENRKRVRSQEVKAIKFRVKIDDHDFDTKAGHVRRFLNEGHKVKVTIMFRGRERTHPELGERILHRVADTLADVGAPEGMPSMMGMDMNMIMTPKAPRKVDPRTADIDLEAGLPTDMSDDAAVPETATPAATSEAPAQA from the coding sequence GTGATGAACATAGCGAAAGAACACAAGGTCAACGAGCAAATCCGCGTCCGTCAGATCAGGTTGATCGGTGACGGCGGCGAGCAGATCGGCATTATCGACACGCGTGATGCCATGACCATGGCCCGTGAAAAGGCTCTGGATCTCGTCATGGTGAGTCCTCAGGCCGTGCCCCCCGTCTGCCGCCTGCTCGACTATGGCCGGTTCCGCTACGAGCAGCAGCAGAACGAAAAAGAAAACCGCAAGCGCGTGCGGTCTCAGGAAGTCAAGGCCATCAAATTCCGCGTGAAGATCGATGACCACGACTTCGACACCAAAGCAGGACATGTGCGCCGCTTCCTGAACGAAGGCCACAAGGTCAAAGTGACCATCATGTTCCGTGGCCGCGAGCGCACACACCCGGAGTTGGGCGAGCGCATTTTGCACCGCGTAGCCGATACGTTGGCCGATGTGGGCGCACCCGAAGGAATGCCTAGCATGATGGGCATGGACATGAACATGATCATGACCCCCAAAGCTCCCCGCAAGGTAGACCCCCGCACCGCCGATATCGATTTGGAAGCGGGCCTGCCCACCGACATGTCAGACGACGCCGCCGTGCCCGAAACGGCGACTCCTGCGGCAACGTCCGAAGCCCCGGCTCAAGCCTAA
- a CDS encoding glutaredoxin domain-containing protein, with translation MIKMYTTTWCPDCHATKAALKKKGLEFEEINIEQDDSAAEYVMSVNGGKRSVPTLVSGDVAASLSGFRPQKLDAFLAQAGL, from the coding sequence ATGATTAAAATGTATACGACGACTTGGTGCCCCGATTGCCACGCTACCAAAGCCGCCCTGAAGAAGAAGGGCTTGGAATTCGAGGAAATCAACATCGAGCAAGACGACAGTGCGGCGGAATACGTGATGAGCGTGAACGGCGGCAAGCGCAGTGTGCCCACGCTGGTCAGCGGCGACGTGGCCGCTAGCCTCAGCGGATTCCGCCCGCAAAAGCTGGATGCGTTTTTGGCACAGGCCGGATTGTAA
- a CDS encoding gluconeogenesis factor YvcK family protein: MWLSPGMGVKRWLVLFAACTFAGALGFLHFTWTGPLHFTATRWILWLNRFTEPQVMPLYVVGIGLMGLALGGAFWSIAMLNRSMLRGTGTAPGTPVVDLIYERRHLARGARVVAVGGGTGLSNLLMGLKVHTGNITAVVTVADDGGSSGRLRESLDMIAPGDLNDCYAALSDSPVLARLLLHRFGRGDGIEGHTFGNLMLATLSEEQGGLGAAMQDIHDVLRVRGQVFPATTQPTTLVAGLDDGREIRGESQLATSLGKARIREVRLDPPDLPALPAVLEAIEEAEMIVLGPGSLFTSIIPALLIPEIAQAVCDSAAPLVYVASLMTEPGETTGLTLEDHVTAIYAHLGRMPDCILMNSEPVPQPVRERYAAEGASVLDLTGASRDLRGRVRSAALLQDGQARHDPAALASALLNLITRIRNGA, translated from the coding sequence ATGTGGCTGTCTCCGGGCATGGGCGTCAAGCGCTGGCTGGTGCTGTTTGCCGCCTGCACTTTTGCCGGGGCGCTGGGATTCCTGCATTTCACGTGGACTGGCCCGCTGCATTTCACGGCCACGCGCTGGATTTTGTGGCTGAACAGATTCACGGAGCCGCAAGTGATGCCGCTGTACGTGGTCGGCATCGGCCTGATGGGGCTGGCGTTGGGCGGCGCGTTCTGGAGTATCGCCATGCTGAATCGCTCGATGTTGCGCGGCACGGGCACGGCTCCGGGGACGCCTGTCGTTGACCTGATCTACGAACGACGCCATCTGGCACGCGGCGCACGGGTGGTGGCGGTGGGCGGAGGCACAGGCCTGTCTAACCTGCTGATGGGCCTGAAAGTCCACACGGGCAACATCACGGCAGTGGTGACGGTGGCCGACGACGGCGGCTCCAGTGGACGCCTGCGCGAATCGCTGGACATGATCGCGCCCGGTGACCTGAACGACTGTTACGCGGCCCTCAGCGACAGCCCTGTGCTGGCCCGCTTGCTGCTGCACCGTTTCGGGCGCGGCGACGGTATAGAAGGCCACACCTTCGGCAATCTGATGCTGGCGACGCTGAGTGAGGAACAGGGTGGTCTGGGCGCGGCCATGCAGGACATCCATGACGTGTTGCGCGTGCGCGGGCAGGTCTTTCCGGCCACCACGCAGCCCACCACACTGGTTGCGGGACTGGACGACGGGCGCGAGATCCGGGGCGAAAGCCAACTGGCGACCAGCTTGGGCAAGGCCCGGATCCGCGAAGTGCGCCTTGATCCGCCCGACTTGCCTGCCTTGCCTGCCGTGCTGGAGGCCATAGAAGAAGCCGAGATGATCGTGCTGGGGCCGGGCAGCCTGTTTACCAGCATCATTCCGGCCCTGCTGATTCCCGAAATCGCGCAGGCCGTGTGCGACTCTGCCGCGCCGCTGGTGTACGTGGCCAGTCTGATGACCGAACCCGGCGAAACCACAGGGCTGACATTGGAAGACCACGTGACCGCCATCTACGCGCACCTTGGCCGTATGCCCGACTGCATCCTGATGAACAGCGAACCCGTGCCCCAGCCGGTGCGCGAGCGCTACGCCGCTGAGGGCGCGTCGGTGCTGGACTTGACGGGAGCCAGCCGAGACCTGCGGGGCCGGGTTCGCAGCGCCGCCCTGCTGCAAGATGGACAGGCCCGCCACGATCCGGCGGCATTGGCGTCGGCATTACTGAACCTGATCACTCGTATTCGGAATGGGGCGTAG
- the thrS gene encoding threonine--tRNA ligase, whose protein sequence is MHVFLPDGKQLDLNAGATALDAAKAIGPRLAQDALAATSNGDLVDLMTPLPEGARITLITKKNPAEAAPLFRHSLGHVMSQAVGEFYERKGFDPEAVKRGVGPSIENGFYQDFDLPEPLKEEELPQIEAIMREILGRNLEFSRAEVSKAEALARFSYDPYKAELIGALPEDEPITFYTQGSYTDLCRGPHFPSTGKLPAAFKLMSTSGAYWRGNEKNPILQRVYGVAFASQKELDEYLTRLEEAKRRDHRKLGREMELFVIDPLVGRGLPLWLPNGTILREELMRFLREQQFQRDYQGVITPNIGNLELYKTSGHYQNYGDSNFSPITVDDEQYMLKPMNCPHHVRIYASKPRSYRDLPVRLAEFGTVYRYEQSGELNGLTRVRGFTQDDAHIFCRPDQLKKEFLDVLDLTVLVLKTFGMNDVRFRVGTRDPESTKYVGSDENWVTAERGIMEAVEEVGLPYTVEPGDAAFYGPKLDFVVRDVIGREWQLGTIQVDYNLPERFDISYVGEDGADHRPVMIHRAPFGSLERFVGILIEHYGGDFPLWLAPRQIALIPIADRHNEYAESLAAEFKRVGLRAEVDDSTNRMNAKVRNAELSKIPVMLVVGDQEQERREVSVRERTPEGHKERKGVGFDALLAELQERYTTRA, encoded by the coding sequence ATGCACGTATTTTTACCGGATGGAAAACAACTGGACTTGAACGCTGGCGCAACCGCGCTGGACGCCGCCAAAGCAATCGGCCCCCGCCTCGCGCAAGACGCACTGGCGGCCACATCCAACGGCGATCTGGTAGACCTGATGACGCCGCTGCCCGAAGGCGCACGCATCACGCTGATTACCAAAAAGAATCCTGCCGAGGCCGCGCCCCTGTTCCGGCACTCGCTGGGCCACGTGATGAGTCAGGCGGTAGGCGAGTTTTACGAGCGCAAAGGCTTCGACCCGGAAGCGGTCAAGCGCGGCGTCGGCCCCAGCATCGAAAACGGCTTCTATCAGGATTTTGACCTGCCGGAACCCCTGAAGGAAGAGGAACTCCCCCAGATCGAAGCCATCATGCGCGAGATTCTGGGCCGCAATCTGGAGTTTTCGCGGGCAGAAGTGAGCAAGGCTGAGGCGTTGGCCCGCTTTAGCTACGACCCCTACAAGGCCGAGCTGATCGGCGCACTGCCGGAAGACGAGCCGATCACGTTCTACACTCAGGGCAGCTACACCGACCTGTGCCGGGGGCCGCACTTTCCCAGTACGGGCAAGCTGCCTGCCGCCTTCAAACTGATGAGTACGTCGGGCGCGTACTGGCGCGGCAACGAGAAAAACCCGATTTTGCAGCGGGTGTACGGCGTGGCGTTCGCGTCCCAGAAGGAACTGGACGAGTACCTGACGCGCCTAGAAGAAGCCAAGCGCCGCGATCACCGCAAATTGGGCCGCGAGATGGAACTGTTTGTCATTGACCCTCTCGTGGGGCGCGGCTTGCCGCTGTGGCTGCCCAACGGCACCATTCTGCGCGAAGAACTGATGCGCTTCCTGCGGGAGCAGCAGTTTCAGCGCGATTATCAGGGTGTTATTACCCCCAATATTGGTAACTTGGAGTTGTACAAGACCAGCGGGCACTACCAAAACTACGGCGACAGCAACTTCAGCCCGATTACCGTGGACGACGAGCAGTACATGCTCAAGCCCATGAACTGCCCTCACCATGTGCGGATTTACGCCTCCAAGCCGCGCAGTTACCGCGATCTGCCCGTGCGCCTCGCGGAATTTGGCACGGTGTACCGCTACGAGCAGTCCGGCGAACTGAACGGCCTGACGCGGGTGCGCGGCTTCACGCAGGATGACGCCCACATTTTCTGCCGCCCCGATCAGCTCAAGAAAGAGTTCTTGGACGTGCTGGATTTGACGGTGCTGGTGCTGAAAACCTTCGGCATGAACGACGTGCGCTTCCGGGTGGGCACCCGTGACCCCGAAAGCACGAAGTACGTGGGCAGCGATGAAAACTGGGTGACCGCCGAGCGCGGAATTATGGAAGCGGTGGAAGAAGTGGGCCTGCCCTACACCGTGGAACCCGGCGACGCGGCCTTCTACGGCCCCAAGCTGGACTTCGTGGTGCGCGACGTGATCGGGCGCGAGTGGCAACTCGGCACCATTCAGGTGGATTACAACTTGCCCGAACGCTTCGACATTTCCTATGTGGGCGAAGACGGCGCGGATCACCGCCCGGTCATGATTCACCGTGCGCCGTTTGGCAGCCTAGAGCGCTTCGTGGGTATTCTGATCGAGCATTACGGCGGAGATTTCCCGCTGTGGCTGGCCCCGCGCCAAATCGCCCTGATTCCGATTGCAGACCGCCACAACGAGTACGCCGAGAGCCTCGCTGCCGAATTCAAGCGCGTGGGCCTGCGTGCAGAGGTGGACGATTCCACCAACCGCATGAACGCCAAGGTTCGCAACGCCGAGCTGAGCAAGATTCCGGTGATGCTGGTGGTGGGCGATCAGGAGCAGGAGCGCCGTGAAGTCAGCGTGCGAGAACGGACGCCGGAAGGCCACAAGGAACGCAAAGGCGTCGGCTTTGACGCCCTGCTGGCCGAGTTGCAGGAGCGCTACACCACGCGGGCCTAA
- a CDS encoding MFS transporter — protein sequence MTHAAPASADPKPTASGPPGAVPDRLTSLTLLLLAALTIMSGATIAPALPAMQAHFADQPNANLLVKLALTIVGLVIAVSAPIGGVLADKFGRRPVLLWSLVLYAVGGASGLVVQSLGEVLAGRVLLGFAVAGTMTAGGALVNDLFSGPARGKFLSQQAAFTSFGGAVLLPLGGVLAGVGWRAPFALYLISLLLIPLVLRLPRGVPGGISVAEAAEKPRWWPVILVYFLALAYMIAFYLMPAQGPFLLQALGAKPAATGLLLGAFTLIAALTSLGYSRFAGRFDPRRVAALGMGLLAGGWGLVAVAQSIPAVLVGLVVAGLGGGLVFPNLYAWLADLTPPAWRGRITAGMSSAVFLGQFLSPLVLAAPAAQPAQGFVWGALGIAVIGAALFALSLVRPKVA from the coding sequence ATGACCCACGCCGCCCCCGCTTCAGCAGACCCGAAACCCACGGCATCCGGCCCGCCCGGTGCTGTGCCAGACCGCCTCACCAGCCTCACGTTGCTGCTTTTGGCCGCCCTGACCATCATGTCGGGGGCCACCATCGCGCCCGCGTTGCCTGCCATGCAAGCGCACTTTGCCGATCAGCCCAACGCCAACCTGTTGGTGAAATTGGCGCTGACCATCGTGGGGTTGGTCATCGCCGTCAGTGCGCCTATTGGCGGTGTGCTGGCCGATAAATTTGGGCGGCGGCCCGTGCTGCTGTGGTCGTTGGTGTTGTACGCGGTGGGCGGAGCCAGCGGGCTGGTGGTGCAGTCGTTGGGCGAGGTGCTGGCGGGCCGCGTGCTGCTGGGCTTCGCGGTGGCCGGAACCATGACGGCGGGCGGCGCACTGGTCAACGACCTATTTTCGGGGCCTGCACGCGGCAAATTCCTGAGTCAGCAGGCGGCCTTCACCAGCTTTGGCGGCGCGGTGCTGCTGCCCCTCGGCGGCGTGCTGGCGGGCGTGGGCTGGCGTGCCCCGTTCGCCCTCTACCTGATTTCGCTGCTGCTTATTCCGTTGGTGCTGCGGTTGCCCAGAGGTGTGCCAGGCGGCATATCAGTAGCAGAAGCCGCCGAAAAACCGCGCTGGTGGCCCGTGATTCTGGTCTACTTTCTGGCGCTGGCCTACATGATCGCCTTTTACCTGATGCCCGCGCAGGGGCCGTTCCTGCTGCAAGCGTTGGGGGCCAAACCCGCCGCGACGGGGCTGCTCCTCGGCGCGTTTACCCTGATCGCCGCACTCACTTCGCTGGGGTACTCGCGTTTTGCTGGGCGCTTCGATCCCCGCCGGGTGGCCGCGTTGGGCATGGGACTGCTGGCCGGGGGCTGGGGCCTCGTGGCGGTTGCCCAGAGCATTCCCGCCGTGCTGGTGGGCCTCGTGGTGGCCGGACTGGGCGGCGGGCTGGTGTTTCCCAACCTCTATGCGTGGCTGGCCGACCTGACTCCCCCGGCATGGCGGGGCCGCATCACCGCCGGAATGAGCAGCGCCGTGTTTTTGGGCCAATTCCTCAGCCCGCTGGTGCTGGCTGCTCCCGCCGCCCAACCCGCTCAGGGCTTCGTGTGGGGAGCGCTGGGCATCGCGGTGATCGGGGCCGCGCTCTTTGCCCTGAGCTTGGTTCGGCCCAAAGTGGCTTAG